In the genome of Pseudomonas bubulae, one region contains:
- a CDS encoding amidohydrolase family protein, which yields MMLDLSRRDVYSGIKPKGAQLSAVRASSASGQGTKAESSANTLLLKNLRLFNGSAVLDDNVCILIKDGVIDSLLPANTEVEGAVVIDCGRRVVMPGLIDAHWHTTLAGITQLDAMSADPGYIHLVAAREAESTLMRGFTTVRDPGGPSFALKRAIDEGVIAGPRIYPSGAMISQTSGHGDFRMRSEIPRSSLRPLSVTEQLGAAAIADGDAEVLRRAREQLMLGASQLKLMAGGGVASTYDHLDSTQFMESELRMAVEAAADWGTYVMVHAYTPRSIQRAIRAGVKSIEHGQLADEETARMMADNDIWWSLQPFLQDEDANVYPDPVRRERQRVVAEGTARAYEFAQRFNIKTAWGTDVLFNPQKTSTQGRQLAKLTRFYAAHDVVNMATKMNGELLGLSGARNPYPGKIGRIEAGALADLLVVEGDPTVSLGFLEAPDATLSMIMKGGKIYKKNF from the coding sequence ATGATGCTTGATCTGTCTCGACGTGATGTCTATAGCGGTATCAAACCCAAAGGTGCACAACTTTCTGCAGTGCGCGCATCGAGCGCCTCAGGACAAGGTACAAAAGCTGAATCCAGCGCGAACACGCTGTTGCTCAAGAATCTTCGCTTATTCAACGGTAGCGCTGTGCTTGACGATAACGTCTGCATCCTGATCAAGGATGGCGTGATCGACTCACTGCTACCCGCCAATACAGAGGTTGAAGGCGCCGTGGTTATCGATTGCGGGCGAAGAGTGGTGATGCCGGGATTGATTGATGCCCATTGGCACACTACGTTAGCGGGCATCACGCAACTTGACGCGATGAGCGCAGACCCGGGCTATATCCATTTAGTCGCCGCCCGCGAAGCAGAAAGCACCTTGATGCGCGGCTTTACGACGGTTCGCGATCCTGGAGGACCTTCGTTCGCATTGAAGCGTGCCATTGATGAGGGTGTTATTGCAGGGCCTCGTATTTATCCTTCCGGCGCAATGATTTCACAGACCTCTGGCCACGGTGATTTCAGGATGCGATCAGAGATTCCCCGCAGCTCACTCAGACCACTGAGCGTGACTGAGCAACTGGGTGCTGCAGCCATAGCTGATGGCGATGCCGAAGTGCTCCGACGGGCCAGAGAACAGCTTATGCTTGGGGCATCACAGCTAAAATTGATGGCAGGTGGCGGCGTTGCGTCTACGTATGACCATCTCGATAGCACCCAGTTTATGGAGTCAGAATTAAGAATGGCGGTTGAAGCCGCTGCCGATTGGGGCACCTATGTGATGGTGCATGCGTACACGCCCAGAAGTATCCAGCGTGCCATTCGCGCCGGTGTGAAATCGATCGAGCATGGCCAACTGGCGGATGAAGAAACCGCGCGCATGATGGCAGACAACGATATCTGGTGGAGTCTTCAGCCTTTTCTGCAAGATGAAGATGCCAATGTTTATCCTGATCCTGTACGGCGTGAGCGCCAGCGCGTGGTGGCTGAGGGCACCGCGAGAGCCTATGAGTTTGCTCAGCGCTTCAATATAAAAACGGCCTGGGGGACTGATGTTTTATTTAATCCGCAAAAGACATCCACTCAGGGAAGACAGCTTGCAAAGTTGACCCGGTTTTACGCTGCACACGACGTCGTGAACATGGCGACAAAGATGAATGGGGAACTGTTGGGGCTGTCGGGAGCCCGCAATCCATATCCCGGTAAAATTGGCCGGATAGAAGCAGGTGCGTTGGCTGATCTGTTGGTTGTCGAGGGAGATCCCACGGTGAGCCTGGGGTTTCTGGAGGCCCCGGATGCAACTCTCAGCATGATTATGAAAGGCGGGAAAATATATAAGAAGAACTTCTAA
- a CDS encoding sigma-54-dependent Fis family transcriptional regulator codes for MKPALINAHAQQVLQAVQGTVASHSPGADLAITRSWRRCLDQYQLDPASRRAPNVVEHPRLQDHRAPLEHIIAVAHWQMSNLHQQLGRDGHVVLLTDARGVAIDSVFNESERAEVQRSGLWLGSVWSEDCEGTNGVGTCLVERQHVTIRRDEHFRGKHVGLTCSASPIFDASGELLAVLNLSSVRDDHSLQQHFQAMALTSLSARLIESSFFLGHDPHRYLLRLHPEAGFVGLLGEGLLSFDESARICSINDAALDLLGLSRDQVVGQPLTMLLETPVDQIMSQASAQTSVCWPMRLVDGRLIYGQLREPVHRSPLLTPPAPIINDVHVCLEDPRLQRGFARALRVLERDVPVFLQGETGTGKEAFAAALHRASSRAGQPFVAINCAAIPETLIESELFGYRGGSFTGARKDGMVGKLEQAHGGILFLDEIADMPLALQTRLLRVLEERQVMPLGGATARPLDVRLISASHQDLNAGVVGGRFREDLFYRIAGFTVQLPPLRERSDKGSVLDLLLLEETKGTRIRLEAGVRERLLKQPWPGNVRQLRTCLRTLVALSLEGRVTLDDLAELLPAVAVPVALAEDPLGVSERQTLLALIEAEHWHIAHVAARLGISRNTLYRKLRHHGIARPG; via the coding sequence ATGAAGCCGGCCTTGATCAACGCCCATGCACAACAAGTGCTACAAGCCGTGCAGGGCACTGTCGCCAGCCACAGCCCTGGTGCTGACCTGGCCATTACACGCTCCTGGCGCCGCTGCCTTGACCAGTATCAGCTCGACCCTGCCAGTCGCCGCGCACCTAACGTGGTTGAGCATCCACGCTTGCAGGATCACCGCGCGCCACTGGAGCACATCATCGCCGTGGCGCATTGGCAGATGAGCAACTTGCACCAACAACTCGGGCGTGACGGCCATGTGGTACTACTCACCGATGCACGGGGGGTGGCCATCGACAGCGTGTTCAACGAATCCGAGCGAGCAGAGGTTCAGCGTTCCGGGTTGTGGCTCGGCTCGGTATGGAGTGAAGATTGTGAGGGCACCAACGGTGTCGGTACCTGCCTGGTCGAGCGACAGCACGTCACCATCCGCCGTGATGAGCATTTCCGTGGCAAGCACGTCGGACTTACCTGCTCGGCGAGCCCGATATTCGATGCGAGTGGAGAGCTGCTAGCCGTACTCAACCTTTCATCCGTGAGGGATGACCACAGCCTTCAGCAACACTTCCAGGCCATGGCATTGACCAGCTTGTCAGCCAGGCTGATCGAGAGCTCGTTTTTCCTGGGGCATGACCCGCATCGCTACTTGCTGCGCTTGCACCCTGAGGCTGGTTTCGTCGGGCTGCTGGGTGAAGGTCTGCTCAGTTTCGACGAGAGTGCCCGTATCTGTTCAATCAATGATGCTGCGCTGGATCTGCTGGGCCTCAGCCGTGACCAGGTGGTTGGGCAGCCTCTGACAATGCTGCTGGAAACACCTGTGGATCAGATAATGAGTCAGGCCAGCGCTCAGACGAGTGTCTGTTGGCCAATGCGGCTGGTGGACGGGCGCCTGATCTACGGACAGTTGCGGGAACCCGTGCACCGATCGCCTTTGCTAACGCCGCCAGCGCCCATCATCAACGACGTGCATGTATGCCTGGAAGACCCGCGTCTGCAACGCGGCTTTGCCCGCGCATTACGGGTTTTGGAGCGAGACGTTCCCGTATTTTTACAGGGCGAAACCGGTACCGGCAAAGAAGCTTTTGCGGCAGCGCTGCATCGTGCCAGCTCCAGAGCGGGCCAGCCGTTTGTGGCGATCAATTGCGCGGCCATTCCGGAAACGCTGATCGAAAGCGAGCTGTTCGGCTATCGTGGTGGCAGCTTCACCGGCGCACGCAAGGACGGGATGGTCGGTAAACTTGAGCAGGCCCATGGCGGCATTCTATTTCTCGATGAAATCGCCGATATGCCCCTGGCGCTTCAGACCCGACTGCTGCGAGTGCTGGAGGAGCGTCAGGTGATGCCGCTAGGTGGCGCGACAGCACGTCCCCTCGACGTACGCCTTATCAGTGCCAGTCACCAGGATCTGAACGCCGGTGTGGTCGGGGGGCGCTTTCGCGAAGATCTGTTTTATCGCATTGCCGGGTTCACCGTGCAGCTCCCACCGTTGCGTGAACGATCAGACAAGGGCAGTGTGCTCGACCTTCTGCTGCTCGAAGAGACAAAAGGTACAAGAATCCGGCTGGAGGCCGGCGTCAGAGAGCGCTTGCTGAAGCAACCCTGGCCGGGCAATGTCCGGCAGCTGCGTACGTGCCTGCGCACGCTAGTAGCGTTGTCATTGGAGGGGCGTGTCACTCTGGACGATTTGGCGGAGTTGCTGCCGGCAGTAGCAGTGCCAGTCGCGTTGGCCGAAGATCCGCTTGGCGTATCCGAACGGCAGACGCTACTGGCATTGATCGAGGCAGAACATTGGCATATCGCCCATGTTGCAGCCCGCCTGGGGATTAGCCGAAATACGCTCTATCGCAAATTGCGACACCACGGTATTGCACGGCCTGGTTGA
- a CDS encoding LuxR C-terminal-related transcriptional regulator: protein MDNSGLSVQTLADMGLNLTEYDSLIGEFYDGSLEPRLMAKTLRHVRNLYQANYVILILRVPEQPDLGLMIVVGDIEREGEVSYWAYPQALTPFNNPPMDRVFTVDDLMSEEQWTRSAYFKTYGTVHDTYHIMAADISTPDGGKLRFRITRPKSAPNFSASERSLCGMFIPHLRRAMHVHNLIDRSESMTELYSQAISRLSVATIVLDQQGKVLSLNPMASELLEQADGLKLVGGHLEATYPSDNRELQRLVRNAFNRDTGNVQEGTQAEAMSVSRPSGQINLGVVVEAIATQDWAEGKGTPGVVVYIRDAAGRSMASETLTKQLFNLTRAETALAMELANGLSLEEAAEALNVRRNTARAHLRSIFSKTGVRRQTELVRIILNSVVALGKPGLALLPGAKASRKKTGLTQNSA, encoded by the coding sequence ATGGATAATAGCGGCTTGAGTGTTCAGACCCTGGCAGACATGGGCTTGAACCTGACCGAGTATGACAGCCTTATCGGCGAGTTTTACGACGGCTCGCTGGAGCCCAGGCTGATGGCCAAGACCCTGCGCCATGTGCGCAATCTGTACCAGGCCAACTATGTCATCCTGATCTTGCGCGTCCCCGAGCAACCTGACCTGGGCCTGATGATCGTAGTGGGTGACATTGAGCGCGAAGGCGAGGTGAGTTACTGGGCCTACCCACAAGCGCTCACGCCATTCAACAACCCGCCAATGGACCGGGTGTTCACTGTCGACGACCTGATGAGTGAGGAACAGTGGACCCGCTCGGCTTACTTCAAGACCTATGGCACCGTGCACGACACCTACCACATCATGGCTGCCGATATTTCCACGCCTGATGGCGGCAAGCTGCGCTTTCGCATTACCCGGCCAAAATCCGCGCCCAACTTCAGTGCCAGTGAACGCAGCCTGTGTGGCATGTTCATACCGCATTTGCGCCGTGCCATGCATGTGCACAACCTGATCGACCGCAGCGAGTCGATGACCGAGCTGTACTCGCAGGCGATCAGTCGCCTGTCGGTGGCCACCATTGTGCTGGATCAACAGGGCAAGGTCCTGAGCCTGAACCCGATGGCCAGCGAACTGCTGGAGCAGGCAGACGGCCTCAAACTGGTTGGCGGACACCTTGAGGCGACTTACCCCAGCGACAATCGCGAACTGCAGCGCCTGGTCCGCAACGCCTTTAACCGTGACACCGGCAATGTGCAGGAAGGCACGCAGGCTGAAGCCATGTCAGTCTCCAGGCCCTCGGGGCAGATCAACCTGGGGGTGGTGGTCGAGGCCATTGCGACTCAGGACTGGGCCGAGGGCAAAGGCACCCCAGGGGTGGTGGTATACATCCGCGACGCTGCAGGACGGTCCATGGCCAGCGAAACCCTGACCAAGCAGCTGTTCAACCTGACCCGGGCTGAAACCGCCCTGGCGATGGAACTGGCCAATGGCCTGTCCCTGGAGGAAGCCGCCGAGGCGTTGAATGTGCGTCGTAATACTGCAAGGGCACACCTGCGCTCGATTTTCTCGAAGACCGGTGTGCGCCGCCAGACCGAACTGGTGCGCATCATCCTCAACAGTGTGGTTGCCCTGGGCAAGCCAGGGCTGGCGTTATTGCCCGGCGCCAAGGCCAGCAGAAAAAAAACCGGATTGACGCAAAACAGTGCCTGA
- a CDS encoding MFS transporter, with protein sequence MNMSGRKTMAIMLAASFASTIGGLPFNTLPILLGSMVDSLGFSVERVGLLGAVCFAGYLLGTLMAVVLIDRLNWRWLTLGCATGAAAAYWMTSWLPATAQLPLWALIGFFAALMTCLGMRIMGEMANKERALGLRLGIELGLVAAVLFALPSLVIAYFHYTGAVVMLAAIILLLSPSALALPRREDFIGRDTPPRNGSVLSRFQLPPAAYAALGFFFLFGAGQIGLWAFLERLGHGLALQPGELGIVFAVLKLLGGAAALTLAAVGDRLGVRVPHLIVMLVLGTGLLLLGNAEGFVMYAAGAWIWEVGFTWGCVYQTAAIARLDRSGRSIMLIPGAFALSSMAGPALAGQLVGQGYTMLLWIAAACAVIPVLAFTCLLARRLDGEGVAVERVVVAV encoded by the coding sequence ATGAACATGAGTGGCCGCAAGACAATGGCGATCATGCTGGCCGCCAGCTTCGCCTCGACCATTGGCGGCTTGCCGTTCAATACCTTGCCGATCCTGCTTGGCTCGATGGTTGACAGCCTGGGCTTCAGTGTCGAACGGGTCGGCCTGCTGGGTGCCGTTTGTTTTGCCGGCTACCTGCTGGGCACCCTGATGGCCGTCGTGCTGATCGACCGTTTGAACTGGCGCTGGCTGACGCTGGGCTGCGCCACTGGCGCGGCTGCAGCGTACTGGATGACGTCATGGCTGCCCGCCACGGCGCAGTTGCCGTTGTGGGCGCTGATTGGCTTTTTTGCCGCACTCATGACCTGCCTGGGCATGCGTATCATGGGCGAAATGGCCAACAAAGAGCGCGCCCTGGGCTTGCGCCTGGGCATTGAATTGGGGTTGGTGGCAGCCGTGTTATTCGCGCTGCCTTCGCTGGTCATCGCGTATTTCCACTACACCGGTGCCGTAGTAATGCTCGCAGCGATCATCCTGCTGCTGAGCCCCAGTGCCCTGGCATTGCCCAGGCGCGAGGACTTTATCGGAAGAGACACACCACCCCGTAATGGCTCGGTGTTGTCACGTTTTCAATTACCGCCAGCGGCTTATGCCGCGCTGGGGTTTTTCTTCCTGTTCGGCGCCGGGCAAATCGGCCTGTGGGCTTTCCTGGAGCGACTGGGCCATGGCCTGGCACTGCAACCGGGCGAACTGGGTATCGTTTTTGCCGTATTGAAACTGCTGGGAGGGGCCGCAGCACTAACTCTGGCCGCGGTCGGTGACCGCCTGGGCGTACGCGTGCCGCATCTCATCGTCATGCTGGTGCTGGGCACCGGGCTGTTGTTGCTGGGCAATGCCGAAGGCTTTGTGATGTATGCCGCGGGCGCATGGATCTGGGAAGTAGGTTTCACCTGGGGCTGCGTTTATCAGACAGCAGCAATTGCACGGCTGGACCGTAGTGGCCGCTCGATCATGCTGATCCCCGGCGCGTTTGCCTTGAGCTCCATGGCCGGGCCGGCACTGGCCGGGCAACTGGTGGGTCAGGGTTACACGATGCTGTTGTGGATAGCCGCTGCCTGTGCCGTGATTCCGGTACTGGCGTTCACCTGTTTGCTGGCCCGACGCTTGGATGGGGAGGGTGTTGCGGTCGAGCGGGTGGTGGTGGCGGTGTGA
- a CDS encoding NAD(P)/FAD-dependent oxidoreductase has translation MNIAVETPLHTPTAQLAAWVESLNERLAQRDLDGTLALFASECHWRDLLLFSWNLVTLEGKPAIRDLLETRLDQTRPERWKVEGEAALNNGVLEGWISLETQAARGKGYVRLKDGLCWTLLTAMRELKGFEEPSGRRRPMGASHGHAHADKRNWLERRRDEEASLGITTQPYCLIVGGGQGGLGLAARLKRMGVPTLIIDKADRPGDQWRGRYKSLCLHDPVWYDHMPYLPFPDHWPVFTPKDQIGDWLEMYSKVMELNYWPRTECVSASFDEQSGTWKVEVQRDGEPVTLQPTQLILATGMSGVPNVPRYPGAEVFNGQQYHSSRHLGGDAWSGKRAVVIGANNSAHDICADLVENGAEVTMVQRSSTHIVRSDSLMELVFGGLYSEDALETGLTTDKADMLFASIPYKVMPGFHQPIFAAIKERDKDFYERLAKAGFMLDFGDDESGLFMKYVRRGSGYYIDVGASELIANGTIKLKSAPGLGVECIEADAVVLNDGSRLPADLIVYATGYGSMNGWAAKLISQEVADKVGRCWGLGSGTTNDPGPYEGELRNMWKPTQQENLWFHGGNLHQSRHYSLYLALQLKARFEGINTSVYGLAKSHHTG, from the coding sequence ATGAACATCGCTGTCGAAACCCCCCTGCACACGCCTACGGCTCAGCTTGCCGCTTGGGTCGAGAGCCTCAACGAACGTCTCGCCCAGCGTGATCTGGACGGCACGCTGGCATTGTTTGCCAGCGAGTGTCACTGGCGCGACCTGCTGCTTTTCAGTTGGAACCTGGTGACCCTGGAAGGCAAACCTGCCATTCGCGACCTGCTTGAAACACGCCTCGACCAGACTCGCCCCGAGCGGTGGAAAGTGGAAGGTGAAGCGGCGCTGAATAACGGTGTGCTCGAAGGCTGGATCAGCCTGGAAACACAAGCGGCGCGAGGTAAAGGGTATGTGCGGCTGAAGGATGGTTTGTGCTGGACGCTGCTGACGGCCATGCGTGAGCTCAAAGGTTTTGAAGAACCCAGTGGTCGCCGTCGTCCGATGGGTGCCAGTCATGGTCACGCCCACGCTGACAAGCGCAACTGGCTGGAGCGCCGCCGCGATGAAGAAGCATCGCTGGGGATCACCACTCAACCCTATTGCCTGATCGTTGGCGGCGGTCAGGGGGGGCTGGGGCTCGCTGCGCGGCTCAAGCGAATGGGCGTGCCTACCCTAATCATCGACAAGGCTGACCGACCCGGCGATCAGTGGCGTGGTCGCTACAAGTCGCTGTGTCTGCACGACCCTGTCTGGTACGACCATATGCCTTACCTGCCCTTCCCCGATCATTGGCCGGTTTTCACCCCAAAAGACCAGATTGGCGACTGGCTGGAAATGTACAGCAAAGTCATGGAGCTCAATTACTGGCCGCGTACGGAATGCGTGAGCGCCAGCTTTGACGAGCAAAGTGGCACCTGGAAGGTTGAAGTACAGCGTGATGGCGAACCTGTGACGCTACAACCGACCCAGTTGATTCTCGCCACCGGCATGTCTGGCGTACCCAATGTGCCACGTTATCCGGGTGCCGAGGTTTTCAATGGCCAGCAGTATCATTCCAGCCGCCATCTCGGTGGCGACGCCTGGAGCGGCAAGCGCGCGGTGGTCATCGGTGCGAACAATTCGGCTCACGACATCTGCGCCGACCTGGTGGAGAACGGCGCCGAGGTGACCATGGTGCAGCGCTCCAGCACCCACATCGTGCGTTCCGACAGTCTGATGGAGCTGGTCTTCGGCGGGCTCTACTCGGAAGACGCTTTGGAGACGGGTTTGACCACGGACAAGGCCGACATGCTGTTCGCCTCGATCCCGTACAAGGTGATGCCAGGCTTTCATCAACCCATCTTTGCGGCGATCAAGGAGCGTGACAAGGACTTCTACGAGCGCCTGGCCAAGGCTGGTTTCATGCTCGATTTCGGTGACGATGAGTCTGGCCTTTTCATGAAGTATGTACGCCGTGGTTCGGGTTACTACATCGATGTCGGCGCCAGCGAACTGATCGCTAACGGCACGATCAAGCTCAAGAGCGCACCTGGCCTTGGTGTCGAATGTATCGAAGCCGATGCCGTCGTACTCAACGATGGCAGCCGCCTACCGGCAGATCTGATCGTCTACGCCACAGGCTATGGCTCAATGAATGGTTGGGCGGCAAAGCTGATTTCCCAGGAAGTAGCTGACAAAGTCGGGCGCTGCTGGGGCCTGGGTTCTGGCACCACGAATGATCCTGGCCCCTACGAGGGTGAGCTGCGCAACATGTGGAAGCCGACACAGCAGGAAAACCTCTGGTTCCACGGTGGCAACCTGCATCAGTCGCGGCATTATTCGCTGTATCTGGCGCTGCAGCTAAAAGCGCGCTTCGAAGGGATCAACACCTCCGTCTACGGCCTTGCAAAGAGTCACCACACTGGCTGA
- a CDS encoding glutathione S-transferase family protein, whose product MITLHHLNASRSLRILWLLEEMGEPYTLIRYQRDPATHLAPASLKDIHPLGKSPVIELDGQVLVESGAIVEYLIRRFAPRLEPAFSSPDYLQYLQWIHFAESSAMVPVLLKLFTQFEINAGTQLKFLDGYTRTEFDKVLGFLDSALANRTFIVGDTLSGADFMLAFVAITVVEQMKCGAQYPHLQAYLQRLAALDSWKRALKLEHELDE is encoded by the coding sequence ATGATCACACTTCACCACCTCAACGCGTCCCGATCACTGCGTATTCTTTGGCTGCTTGAAGAAATGGGAGAGCCTTACACCCTGATTCGCTATCAGCGTGATCCTGCCACTCATCTCGCCCCTGCCTCACTGAAAGACATTCACCCGCTGGGCAAGTCACCGGTGATTGAGCTCGACGGACAAGTGCTGGTTGAATCCGGCGCCATCGTCGAATACTTGATTCGCCGCTTTGCGCCCCGGCTGGAGCCCGCGTTCAGCTCACCAGACTATCTTCAGTACCTGCAATGGATTCATTTTGCAGAAAGCTCGGCGATGGTGCCGGTGCTACTCAAGCTGTTCACCCAGTTTGAAATCAATGCAGGGACTCAGCTCAAGTTCCTGGACGGCTATACCCGGACTGAGTTCGATAAAGTACTGGGGTTTCTGGACAGTGCGCTTGCGAACAGAACCTTCATTGTGGGGGACACATTGTCAGGGGCTGACTTCATGCTGGCTTTTGTTGCCATCACGGTGGTCGAGCAGATGAAGTGCGGGGCGCAGTACCCACATCTGCAGGCTTACCTGCAACGCCTGGCAGCACTGGACAGCTGGAAGCGAGCATTGAAGCTTGAGCATGAACTCGACGAATAG
- a CDS encoding dTMP kinase, producing MNRALFVSLDGPKGAGKTTLLEAVTKALRADNKKVIRLCEKKSDPYRGETMALVNKLVRNPGRELELRVCERLADSRTWISRHVLAKQPPDSIILIDRWYPSDAAFRRIIPFAEILQLNIDRNVQVPDLHVGVVTDPDISWARAAARSRGLNSTVIHKLEEHVACTQAFERAIADHGWVLCRNEGTIEDATMQVISQIHRVLR from the coding sequence ATGAACCGTGCGCTGTTTGTTTCTCTGGATGGGCCCAAGGGCGCTGGAAAAACCACACTGCTGGAGGCCGTCACCAAAGCTCTGAGGGCAGACAACAAAAAGGTGATCCGGCTTTGCGAGAAAAAAAGCGATCCCTATCGAGGTGAAACAATGGCCCTCGTCAACAAACTCGTCAGAAATCCCGGCCGGGAATTAGAGTTGCGGGTTTGTGAACGCCTTGCTGACAGCCGTACCTGGATATCCCGGCACGTATTGGCTAAGCAGCCACCCGACAGCATCATCCTGATTGATCGCTGGTACCCCTCTGATGCCGCATTTCGCCGGATAATCCCGTTTGCAGAGATTCTGCAGTTGAACATTGATCGAAACGTGCAAGTCCCGGACCTGCATGTCGGGGTTGTCACCGACCCTGATATTTCATGGGCGAGGGCAGCGGCCCGCTCGCGAGGGCTGAACAGTACGGTGATCCATAAGCTGGAAGAACATGTTGCCTGTACCCAGGCGTTCGAGCGGGCGATTGCAGATCACGGCTGGGTTTTATGCCGTAATGAGGGAACCATCGAAGACGCAACGATGCAGGTGATTTCGCAGATCCATAGAGTGCTTCGATAG
- a CDS encoding Rieske 2Fe-2S domain-containing protein — protein sequence MTKLAAINVDSILAPRFGRGWHCLGDAADYRDGQLHTLNIFGTRLLAFATASGEISVIDAHCPHMGADLSQGTLENDRVVCPFHHWQYDASGKCVEIPYCKRIPPKAKTRRWLTCEENNLLFVWNNPEGKAPADNVVIPHLPEQDSDEWLHDWHMDKLVIETNPRELVDNLADAQHFGPVHGTPTKYFANIFEGHIAQQIFHGDSDRLGGDLVAESAYYGPATHFTRMRAVFEGMEIHSILLNCHVPIDANSFELRFGCMVKKIPGWSEEQSRALAQDYVLRNRDAFYQDVVIWQHKIRVDKPVLAEGDGPVYQLRDWYAQFFMDEDSVPASTAGRSEIITVDHR from the coding sequence ATGACCAAACTCGCTGCAATCAATGTTGACAGTATTCTGGCACCTCGCTTTGGCCGGGGCTGGCATTGCCTGGGTGATGCGGCCGACTACCGTGATGGCCAGCTCCATACACTGAATATTTTCGGCACACGCTTGCTGGCGTTTGCCACGGCCAGTGGCGAGATCAGCGTGATCGATGCCCATTGCCCGCACATGGGCGCCGATCTGTCACAAGGCACCCTGGAAAACGACCGGGTTGTGTGCCCCTTTCACCATTGGCAATACGACGCCAGTGGCAAGTGCGTCGAGATTCCATATTGCAAGCGGATCCCGCCAAAGGCCAAAACCCGCCGCTGGTTGACCTGTGAAGAAAACAACCTGCTGTTCGTGTGGAACAACCCTGAGGGCAAGGCCCCGGCAGACAATGTGGTGATCCCGCATTTGCCGGAGCAGGACAGCGATGAATGGCTGCATGACTGGCACATGGACAAACTGGTCATTGAGACCAACCCCCGGGAACTGGTCGACAACCTCGCGGACGCCCAGCACTTCGGCCCGGTGCATGGCACGCCGACCAAGTACTTCGCGAATATTTTCGAAGGCCATATTGCCCAGCAGATTTTCCACGGCGACTCGGACCGGCTGGGCGGGGACCTGGTTGCCGAGTCTGCCTATTACGGCCCGGCGACGCATTTTACCCGCATGCGCGCAGTGTTCGAGGGCATGGAAATTCACTCGATCCTGCTCAACTGCCACGTCCCGATCGACGCCAACAGTTTCGAGCTGCGTTTTGGTTGCATGGTGAAAAAGATCCCGGGCTGGAGCGAAGAGCAGAGCAGGGCGCTGGCCCAGGATTATGTGCTGCGTAATCGCGATGCTTTCTATCAGGACGTGGTGATCTGGCAGCACAAGATCCGGGTCGACAAACCGGTGCTGGCTGAAGGTGATGGTCCGGTCTATCAACTGCGCGACTGGTACGCCCAGTTCTTTATGGACGAAGACAGCGTGCCGGCATCGACTGCCGGGCGCAGTGAAATCATCACCGTCGACCATCGCTGA
- a CDS encoding endonuclease yields MKKLFSVVALTISVITPAFSSPPSTFSEAKVIAKQKIYLDQANSAMGELYCGCKWTWVGKSGGRIDAESCGLQTRKQQSRAQRTEWEHIVPAWTFGNQRQCWKNGGREHCVDDDPVFRAMEADLFNLYPSVGEVNGDRSNFNYGMATGVAPQYGQCKTRVDFNQRAAEPRDEVKGLVARTTFYMFDRYKLNMSRQQQQLLMAWDKQYPVSPWEKERDRRIAAIMGHSNPFVTGDRRWTQGYKTVGEGVVGAIPVQPTRVPAQPILASASGVSSIIGNRKSQLYHLSMGCPGYGQVSAKNQVTFDSESEAQAAGYRKAGNCK; encoded by the coding sequence ATGAAAAAACTGTTTTCTGTAGTAGCGCTGACCATCTCGGTAATTACCCCCGCCTTTTCAAGCCCTCCATCGACATTTTCCGAAGCAAAGGTCATCGCAAAGCAGAAGATCTACCTCGACCAGGCGAACAGTGCCATGGGCGAGCTGTATTGCGGCTGCAAATGGACATGGGTAGGCAAGTCGGGGGGCCGTATTGATGCGGAGTCTTGCGGCCTTCAAACCAGGAAACAACAGAGTCGCGCGCAACGCACTGAATGGGAGCACATCGTTCCTGCCTGGACATTCGGTAACCAACGTCAATGCTGGAAGAACGGTGGTCGAGAACATTGTGTGGATGACGATCCCGTATTCCGGGCGATGGAAGCCGATCTGTTCAACCTCTACCCCTCTGTTGGCGAGGTGAACGGCGACCGTAGTAATTTCAACTACGGCATGGCCACCGGGGTAGCGCCGCAATATGGGCAATGCAAGACGCGGGTTGATTTCAATCAACGTGCTGCGGAGCCGCGTGACGAGGTCAAAGGCCTGGTCGCGAGGACAACTTTTTACATGTTCGACAGATATAAACTGAACATGTCTCGTCAGCAGCAACAGCTACTGATGGCCTGGGACAAGCAATATCCGGTTTCGCCCTGGGAGAAAGAGCGAGATCGCCGCATTGCAGCAATCATGGGGCACTCCAATCCTTTCGTAACCGGTGATCGTCGCTGGACGCAAGGGTACAAGACCGTCGGTGAGGGGGTAGTCGGTGCCATTCCTGTTCAACCCACTCGTGTACCCGCACAGCCGATCCTGGCGAGCGCGAGTGGCGTGAGTTCGATCATCGGTAACCGCAAAAGCCAGCTTTACCACCTCTCGATGGGGTGCCCTGGTTATGGCCAGGTGTCAGCGAAAAACCAAGTAACCTTTGACTCCGAATCTGAGGCTCAGGCAGCAGGATATCGAAAGGCAGGCAACTGCAAATAG